From Ignavibacterium sp.:
TTCAATTCGCTCATCTGAAAATCTTATTAAGGTTAGTTTCCGGAATGTTGCAGGCTTAGAAATTGGCGATCCTGTTACTGTAAATGGCTTTCGAAAAGGTTATGTGAATGAAATGAAAGTTCTGCCGAATGAAGTAATAGTTGAAATCGCTTTAGACAATGATGTTACTCTGAAAGAAGATGCAAAATTTTCAATTTCAATGCTTGATTTGATGGGAGGTAAAAAAGTTGAGATTTATCCTGGTGAGTCTTCAGTCGCTTTAAATCTTCGAGAAATTCATCACGGAGAATTTTTATCTGATATTCCTGCTGTGATGTCGTTACTTGGTTCGGTTCAGGACGATCTTGTTACTGTTTTGAAAGATGTTAAGATAACCTTGTCATCGATGAATAATTATCTTACAGATGAAAACCTATCTGACAATATAAAACAATCGCTTAGAAATCTGAATGAGCTGACTTCAGAGATGAATGAACTCATCAAACAAAACAAAGAAAATATCCGATTACTAACATCTAATGCTTTAGCTCTTACCGAAAATACAAACCAAATAATTGAAAAGAATGAAAAGAATTTGAATGAATTGATTAAAAATTTGAACGAAGTAATCTCAAAGAGTAACCAATTATTAAACGATGTAAATCAGATTACAACTGAAACTTTGCAAAAGCAAAACAATCTCGGCAAAATTTTATATGATGAAGAAATGATTAAAGATATTAAATCCTCACTCAAACAAGTTAATGAACTGACATCAATTCTGATTGAGCAATTAAAAGGAAAAGGAATTAATGTTGATGCAAACATCTTCTAAGTTATTTCTTTTTCTTCTACTGGTCATTAATTTCAATTTATTCGCTGAAGCACCAGATCCTGTTAGAGGTAAAAATGGAATGGTTGTCTCAGCATCTAAACTTGCGTCTGAAGTTGGAGTAGAGATATTGAAAAAAGGTGGTAATGCAATCGATGCTGCTGTTGCAGTTGGGTTTGCGTTGGCTGTAACATATCCTTCGGCAGGAAATATTGGTGGTGGTGGCTTTATGGTAATCAGATTAAAAGATGGAACGACAACAACGATTGATTACAGAGAAAAAGCACCTCTTAAAGCACACGAGAAAATGTTTCAGGATTCGTTAGGAAATTTTTTGCCGGAACTCAGTCAGGAAGGAACAACTTCTGCAGGTGTGCCTGGTAGTGTTGCGGGAATGATTTATGCTCTTGAGAAATATGGAACAATGAAACTCAAGGATGTACTTGAACCTGCAATAAAACTTGCTGAACAAGGTTTTACTCTCGATTACAGACTGGTTCAATCAATAAATTATTTTCATAACGACTTTCTTAAATATCCATCATCAGCAAAAATATTTACCAAAAGTGGTCAACCATTTGAAGAAGGCGACCTTTTTATTCAAAAAGATTTAGCCAATACTTTGAAGCTAATTGCAGAAAGAGGTAAAGATGGATTTTATAAAGGAGAGGTGGCTAAAAATATTTTTTCACAGGTTCAGGCGTTGGGTGGAATTATTTCATTAGAAGACCTTGAAAGTTATCAACCTGTTGAGCGGAAACCTCTTATATCTACTTTTCGTGATTACGAAATCGTAACAATGGGACCTCCCAGTGGAGGCGGAATAACATTGATTCAAACATTAAACATTCTTGAAAATAAAACCTTCACAAGAGATGATTGGGGAAGCAGTGATTACATACATACAGTTACTGAAGCTTTTAAATTTTCCTTCGCTGACAGATCAAAGTATTTGGGTGATCCTGACTTTTTCCAGGTTCCTGTGGATAATCTTATTTCAAAAAAATATGCTAAAGAACTTTTTAATAAAATTTCTGATAACGCAATTCCATCGGGTCAGATTATTCCGGGAGAATTTTTCTCATTAAATGAAAGTAAAGAAACAACTCACTATTCTGTGATTGACAAGGATGGAAATGCTGTCAGCACAACGACCACAATAAATTCATCTTATGGTTCAAGAATAGTAGTCGAAGGCGCAGGATTTTTATTAAATAATGAAATGGATGATTTTAGTTCAAAGCCAGGTGAACCAAACCAATTTGGTTTAATAGGAAGTGAAGCAAACAAGATTGAACCAGGTAAAAGAATGTTAAGCTCTATGACACCAACAATAATTACAAAAGATAACAAACCTGTTTTAATTCTTGGCTCGCCGGGTGGTTCTACAATTCCAACAGTAGTTTGTCAGGTGATTTTGAATTATCTGGAATTTGGAATGGATATTCAGGAAGCTGTTAATGCTGCACGTTTTCATCATCAATGGTTACCAGACCAAATTGATTATGAAGAATTTGGAATTGCAAAGGATGTACTGGACAATCTGATAAGAAAAGGACAAATCATTGGTGGAAAGAAAATGTTGGGAAGAGTTGAAGCGATAGCCGTTGAGAATGATTTGTATCTCGGAGCAACTGATCCAAGAGGATTTGGTGCAGCAATAGGATATTAAAATGGTAATAGGAATTGGCATAGACATAATCGAAATTGAAAGAATAAAACAAAGCATTGATCGTTTTGGTGATCATTTTATAAAAAAAATATTTACCGAAAACGAAATCAAATACTGTTCTTCGAAGTTCAATAAATATCAACACTACGCTGCAAGATTTGCTGCCAAGGAAGCTGTCTATAAAGCGCTTGCTTCAAGTTGGCAACCAATTGCATCCTGGAAAAGTATGGAGATTGTTAACGAAAGTAGTGGCATCCCAAAATTAGTTACCTTTGGAAAGCTAAGAGAATTTTTATCCGATGATAAAGAAATAAAAATATCCATTTCACACTCCGATAATTATGTAACTTGTGTCGCAATCATTTATAAAAAATCCTGAAAGAACATTCCATTGTAAAACTATTCTATTCTTATTAGTTTTGTCCCTGAAAATCGGAAAGAATTATGGAACCTAAATGGTACGTATATTTTAACTATGGCTCAATTGCATTTGTTGCAGTGCTTTTGTTAGTCATACTGACGAATTCAGTTCCTAAAGAATATTATATTCCATTACTTGTTGTAGCAATAATCGTATTCATTTTAAGAATTATTTTCAGAGTTATCATTATCAAAAAAATCAGGGAAAGGGAATAAGTCTTCGAACGATCTGTTCCAACAAACGGTAAACTCAATTCAAAGGTTCTTGTTTTAAATCAAAGTTACGAACCTCTTACAATCTGCAACATTAAAAAAGCTATTATGCTCATTTACCTGGGCAAAGCAGAACCTGTCATCATTGATGAAAAAAAAGCTCTACATTCTGTTAGTAAAACCTATCCCTGGCCAAGCATAATCAGAATTAGTCGTTTCATAAAAGTTCCTTATAAAAAGGTAATTCTCACCAGAAAAAATATTTTAAGGCGCGACGGTTATAAGTGTGCTTACTGCGGAAGATCGGATATTCCTTTAACAGTTGATCATATCATTCCAAAAGCCCGGGGTGGTGATGACTCCTGGGAAAATATGATTTGTGCTTGTACAAGATGTAACAACGTTAAAGGAGACAGAACTCCTGATGAAGCTAATATGAAACTACTATTCAAGCCATTCAAACCAAGTCATATTATGTTCATAAAGAATGTAGTTGGTAGATTGGACGAAAGATGGAAACCCTATCTTTATCTGTCTTAAATCATTATTATTAAGCACATTATTATTATTTTCCACCCATAAAAAAATCTTTTCTTGCTATGGCTGATAAAAGAATCTTAAGCGGAATGCGTCCGACTGGTAAACTTCATATTGGACACTATGTTGGAGCATTGGAAAATTGGGTAAAACTTCAACACGAATATCAGAGTTATTATCTGATTGCTGATTATCATGTACTCACAACCAATCTTGATACTTCTGATATTTATGATAATTCTATTCAGATGTTGATTGATTGGCTTGCTGCAGGACTTGATCCTGTTAAGAGTCCGATGTTCAGACAATCACAGATAAAACAACATACAGAGTTACATCTGATATTCAGTATGTTAATCACTGTTAATCGTCTTGAAAGAAATCCAACTTTGAAAGATCAGATAAGAGATTTGAATATTGAAAATGTTATTTACGGTCACCTTGGATATCCTGTTTTGCAAACCGCAGACATTCTTTTATATAAAGGAAATTTTGTCCCGGTCGGAGAAGATCAGGTTCCGCACATCGAAATTTCAAGAGAGATTGCACGAAGATTTAACAATCAATACGGAGAAGTTTTCCCTGAGCCAGAACCATTACTAACAAAGTTCGCCAGACTTCAGGGACTTGATGGAAATGCTAAGATGAGTAAGTCACTTGGCAATACAATACTTCTTTCTGACGATCCGGATACTATCAAAAATAAATTACGTAAAGCGGTTACTGATCCAAATAAAATAAGAAAAGGTGATCCCGGAAATCCTGACATCTGTCTCGTATTTTCTTATCACAAAAAATTTAATCCTGATGAAGTTGCAGAGATTGATAAAAACTGCAGAAGCGGCGCTTTAGGTTGCGTTGATTGTAAAATGAATTGTGCTTCTAAAATTGCATCATTCTTTGAACCTGTAAGAGAAAAAAGAAAATATTACGAAGAAAGAATGAATGAGGTATTAGATATTCTGCACGATGGCGAAAACAGAGCCAGAGCTTTTGCTGAACAGACAATGAGTGAAGTTCACGAAAAAATGAAATTAGGATAATGTATAAAATTAGGTTAGAACATTTCGAAGGACCTCTTGATTTACTTCTCTTTTTCATTAAGAGAGATGAATTGAATATTTATGACATTCCTATTTCAAAAATCACAAAGGAATTTCTTGAATATGTGAACTATATCCGAATGCTTGATCTTGAAACTGCTGGCGAGTTTATTTTAATGGCTTCTACTTTAATGCACATTAAAGTGAGAATGCTTTTACCTCGTGAGGTTGATGAGAAGGGTGAAGAAATTGATCCTCGTGCTGATTTGGTTCGTGCATTACTTGAATATAAAAGATATAAAGAAGTTTCTGAGGAGTTATCTTTTCTGGAATCAAATCAGAGAAAATTAAGCTTCAGAGGAAATTTTTCTGCGGATCCAATCGAAACACCAAACGAATACGGAATTTTATTAAAGAATATTACAGTATATGATATTGCAAAAGCATTCCGTAAAGTAATTGAGGGAATTAAACCTGAACCGGTTCATCAAATAAGAAAAATAAATATCACAATTGAAGAACAAATGAATTATATCCTTGGTAAGATAAATGAATATACAAATCTTCATTTTCTTACTCTTGTTCACGGAATGAAAGAAAAGATTAGAGTCGTTATCACATTTATAGCAATTCTTGAATTAGTTAAGATGCAAAGAATCGGATTGAAAGAATCTTCTAACTTTAATGATTTTGTAATTTACAAGATTGACAATGGAAAACATATATAAAAACATCATTGAAGCTCTGATATTTTCATCAGACGAACCTTTAACCAATTCGGAAATCATCAAAGCAATAAAAGGAATCGATGGTGAAGATGCTGAGATAACTGCAGAAGATATTAATTCAGCGATAGATTTGCTGAATCAGGAATATGAAGCAACTTCAAGAGCAGTTAAGATTGTGAAGATTGCTGGCGGATATCTTTTTGCTACGCGGGAAGAATTTGCAAAGTATATCGGTTATTTGTCTTCAGAAAAAACAAAGAGAAGATTAAGTCAGGCAGCACTTGAGACATTAGCTATTATTGCATATAAACAGCCAATAACAAAACCCGAGCTTGAATCAATTCGTGGAGTAAATTCAGATTACATACTTGCAACTTTACTGGATAAAAAATTAATCACAATCTCAGGAAGAGCGGAAACTATTGGTCGACCGCTGCTTTATACTACAACAGATGAATTTCTTAAATACTTCGGTTTGAATAGTCTGAGTGATTTGCCGAAGCCAAGAGAAATTGAAGAAATTATGCAGGATGAAGACTTTATCGAACAGAAAAACAAGATAATGATGAATGCAGTTGAAGAAACACTTGAAAAGGAAATGGAGAACGAAGAGAATTCTGATGAGACTGAATAAGTTTATTTCTGAAAGTGGAGTTACATCAAGAAGAAAAGCAGAAGAACTAATTCTTCAAGGTCGTGTAACAGTTAATAATAAAACCATCACAACTTTAGCTTTCAATGTTGATCCCGAAAAAGATATTGTTGCTCTTGATGGTGAGAGAATAAGACAAAAGAAAAAACTATACTTTCTGCTGAATAAACCTTCGGGTTATATTTCAACTACTGACGATGAAAGAGGAAGAAGAACGGTTCTCGATTTAATTCCTGTTCGCGAAAAATTATTTCCTGTTGGTAGACTCGACGCTGATACAACAGGAGTTCTGTTACTTACTAATGATGGTGATTTTGCTAATCAGCTTCTTCATCCCAGAAATAAAATAATTAGAGTTTATGAAGCCAAATTAGATAAAGAACTTGAAGAGAAAGATGCAGAGCGTTTGATTAAAGGAATTTTACTCGATAAAAGAAAAAGTAAATTTGAAAAAGTTTATTTTGATAAACCTAAAGACAGAACAAGAGTTACTGTAGAATGCGTTGAAGGAAGAAATCATTTTGTGAAACGAATGTTTGCTTTACTTGGTTATGAGGTTAAAAAGCTGAACAGAAAAAGTTTTGCCGGAATTGAGGCAAACATTCCTGTCGGTTCATACAGAGAATTAACGATTGCTGAAATTAAAAAATTATATCAACATAATGTTTAAATATTTTTCTATTGTCTGTTGTCTGCTCATCTCCGAGTTATTTGCGCAGGATACTTTGAAGTATTCAATCAAAGACACAACCGAAGAGTATGAATATCTTACCGTTCCCGAACTGCAGGAAAAGATAACTTATTTATTGGACGATACAAATTTTTATACTGCAAACTGGGGAGTTGTAATTCGTTCATTAAAAACAGGTGAATATCTTTATCAGAAAGATGGAGATAAATTATTTACACCTGCATCTAATCTTAAACTGTTTACAACTGCTGCGGGTTTATCGCTTCTTGGCAGTGGTTACAGATATACAACTAATCTTTATGCTGACGGCGAAATAAATTATTCAACTCTCGAAGGGAATCTGATTGTTCAGGGAACAGGTGATCCAACTATCTCAGGCAGATTTTATGGTGGAAATATCTATAAAGTTTTTGACGATTGGGCTGATTCACTCCTTGCATTAGGAATAACCAAAATTAAAGGTAATATTATTGGTGATGATGATTTGTTTGATGAAAAAGGTCTGGGTGAAGGTTGGTCGTGGGATTACGAAACATATTGGTATGCTGCACAATCAAGTGCTATTTCATTTAATGACAATTGTGTTGATATAACAATTTTTTATGATAAAAAACTTGACAGTGTAATTGTAAAGTATTCACCAATTGTAAAAGGCATAGTTGTAATAAATGATGTCGTTCCTGTTTCGCCAGGAACCGGAAGTACAGATATAGATATCTATCGCGAAAGAGGGACAAACATTATCAAGGTTTCAGGAACTTTCAGTCTAGGCAGTGATACACTTAAGACTTATGCAACTGTTTTAAATCCAACATTATTTGCAATGATGGTTTTCAAAGACAGATTAGAAAAAAAAGGAATTAAAGTTTTAGGTTATGCAATTGACATTGATGATTATGAAAAGCACATCGAATACTCAAAAGCACAATATCTTTTTTCATATTACTCACCTTA
This genomic window contains:
- a CDS encoding MlaD family protein gives rise to the protein MKDQRKTEIKVGITVLVAILIFLWIFGWAKNISIRSSENLIKVSFRNVAGLEIGDPVTVNGFRKGYVNEMKVLPNEVIVEIALDNDVTLKEDAKFSISMLDLMGGKKVEIYPGESSVALNLREIHHGEFLSDIPAVMSLLGSVQDDLVTVLKDVKITLSSMNNYLTDENLSDNIKQSLRNLNELTSEMNELIKQNKENIRLLTSNALALTENTNQIIEKNEKNLNELIKNLNEVISKSNQLLNDVNQITTETLQKQNNLGKILYDEEMIKDIKSSLKQVNELTSILIEQLKGKGINVDANIF
- the ggt gene encoding gamma-glutamyltransferase — protein: MQTSSKLFLFLLLVINFNLFAEAPDPVRGKNGMVVSASKLASEVGVEILKKGGNAIDAAVAVGFALAVTYPSAGNIGGGGFMVIRLKDGTTTTIDYREKAPLKAHEKMFQDSLGNFLPELSQEGTTSAGVPGSVAGMIYALEKYGTMKLKDVLEPAIKLAEQGFTLDYRLVQSINYFHNDFLKYPSSAKIFTKSGQPFEEGDLFIQKDLANTLKLIAERGKDGFYKGEVAKNIFSQVQALGGIISLEDLESYQPVERKPLISTFRDYEIVTMGPPSGGGITLIQTLNILENKTFTRDDWGSSDYIHTVTEAFKFSFADRSKYLGDPDFFQVPVDNLISKKYAKELFNKISDNAIPSGQIIPGEFFSLNESKETTHYSVIDKDGNAVSTTTTINSSYGSRIVVEGAGFLLNNEMDDFSSKPGEPNQFGLIGSEANKIEPGKRMLSSMTPTIITKDNKPVLILGSPGGSTIPTVVCQVILNYLEFGMDIQEAVNAARFHHQWLPDQIDYEEFGIAKDVLDNLIRKGQIIGGKKMLGRVEAIAVENDLYLGATDPRGFGAAIGY
- the acpS gene encoding holo-ACP synthase is translated as MVIGIGIDIIEIERIKQSIDRFGDHFIKKIFTENEIKYCSSKFNKYQHYAARFAAKEAVYKALASSWQPIASWKSMEIVNESSGIPKLVTFGKLREFLSDDKEIKISISHSDNYVTCVAIIYKKS
- a CDS encoding HNH endonuclease, whose translation is MLIYLGKAEPVIIDEKKALHSVSKTYPWPSIIRISRFIKVPYKKVILTRKNILRRDGYKCAYCGRSDIPLTVDHIIPKARGGDDSWENMICACTRCNNVKGDRTPDEANMKLLFKPFKPSHIMFIKNVVGRLDERWKPYLYLS
- the trpS gene encoding tryptophan--tRNA ligase, translated to MADKRILSGMRPTGKLHIGHYVGALENWVKLQHEYQSYYLIADYHVLTTNLDTSDIYDNSIQMLIDWLAAGLDPVKSPMFRQSQIKQHTELHLIFSMLITVNRLERNPTLKDQIRDLNIENVIYGHLGYPVLQTADILLYKGNFVPVGEDQVPHIEISREIARRFNNQYGEVFPEPEPLLTKFARLQGLDGNAKMSKSLGNTILLSDDPDTIKNKLRKAVTDPNKIRKGDPGNPDICLVFSYHKKFNPDEVAEIDKNCRSGALGCVDCKMNCASKIASFFEPVREKRKYYEERMNEVLDILHDGENRARAFAEQTMSEVHEKMKLG
- a CDS encoding segregation/condensation protein A; this translates as MYKIRLEHFEGPLDLLLFFIKRDELNIYDIPISKITKEFLEYVNYIRMLDLETAGEFILMASTLMHIKVRMLLPREVDEKGEEIDPRADLVRALLEYKRYKEVSEELSFLESNQRKLSFRGNFSADPIETPNEYGILLKNITVYDIAKAFRKVIEGIKPEPVHQIRKINITIEEQMNYILGKINEYTNLHFLTLVHGMKEKIRVVITFIAILELVKMQRIGLKESSNFNDFVIYKIDNGKHI
- the scpB gene encoding SMC-Scp complex subunit ScpB, producing the protein MENIYKNIIEALIFSSDEPLTNSEIIKAIKGIDGEDAEITAEDINSAIDLLNQEYEATSRAVKIVKIAGGYLFATREEFAKYIGYLSSEKTKRRLSQAALETLAIIAYKQPITKPELESIRGVNSDYILATLLDKKLITISGRAETIGRPLLYTTTDEFLKYFGLNSLSDLPKPREIEEIMQDEDFIEQKNKIMMNAVEETLEKEMENEENSDETE
- a CDS encoding pseudouridine synthase yields the protein MRLNKFISESGVTSRRKAEELILQGRVTVNNKTITTLAFNVDPEKDIVALDGERIRQKKKLYFLLNKPSGYISTTDDERGRRTVLDLIPVREKLFPVGRLDADTTGVLLLTNDGDFANQLLHPRNKIIRVYEAKLDKELEEKDAERLIKGILLDKRKSKFEKVYFDKPKDRTRVTVECVEGRNHFVKRMFALLGYEVKKLNRKSFAGIEANIPVGSYRELTIAEIKKLYQHNV
- the dacB gene encoding D-alanyl-D-alanine carboxypeptidase/D-alanyl-D-alanine-endopeptidase; translation: MKYSIKDTTEEYEYLTVPELQEKITYLLDDTNFYTANWGVVIRSLKTGEYLYQKDGDKLFTPASNLKLFTTAAGLSLLGSGYRYTTNLYADGEINYSTLEGNLIVQGTGDPTISGRFYGGNIYKVFDDWADSLLALGITKIKGNIIGDDDLFDEKGLGEGWSWDYETYWYAAQSSAISFNDNCVDITIFYDKKLDSVIVKYSPIVKGIVVINDVVPVSPGTGSTDIDIYRERGTNIIKVSGTFSLGSDTLKTYATVLNPTLFAMMVFKDRLEKKGIKVLGYAIDIDDYEKHIEYSKAQYLFSYYSPYLFEIVKVINKGSQNFFAEQLLKTIGLEKKGFGSVENGILACKEWFAEIGLNPDHILMADGSGLSHLNRVTPRQIVLLLRYMYASKNFGAFFSSLPIAGVDGTLARRMKNTRAESSVHAKTGFIGFTRSLSGYAFTAEGEPLAFSLIVNNFNVPVKLAENIQDSICVLLSNFKRKHSE